In Dromiciops gliroides isolate mDroGli1 chromosome 4, mDroGli1.pri, whole genome shotgun sequence, one DNA window encodes the following:
- the LOC122752940 gene encoding olfactory receptor 5V1-like yields the protein MKDIEEKRNQTVVTEFLFLGFSNHPELQGLFFLIFLVVYLVTLLGNLLILTAIRINPALHTPMYYFLSNLSFLDICYTSTTVPIMLENFFREKKTITYEGCLSQLFFLVTCAGTEGVLLAAMAYDRFIAICHPLRYPVLMSKRVCAYLAAGSWLCGLVNSLIHTVLTTALTLCSSNEISHFLCDIPLLLKLSCSDTSVNEFMLYVSSATIGLSPCLFTAVSYVLIISAILKIQSAQGRGKAFSTCASHLTVVVIFFGTANINYDQPSSGYSLDWDILVSVLFCVVTPMLNPIIYSLRNKEVKVALKKLCEGSILSSDSSV from the coding sequence ATGAAGGAcattgaagaaaagagaaaccaGACAGTTGTCACTGAATTCCTCTTCCTGGGGTTTTCCAACCACCCTGAACTGCAGGGATTGTTCTTCCTGATATTTTTGGTTGTATACCTGGTAACCCTTCTGGGTAACCTTCTCATATTAACAGCCATCAGAATCAATCCTGCTCTTCATACTCCTATGTATTATTTCCTCAGCAACTTGTCCTTCCTGGACATCTGCTACACCTCCACCACTGTCCCCATCATGCTGGAGAACTTTTTTAGAGAGAAGAAGACCATTACCTATGAAGGCTGCCTGTCCCAGCTCTTCTTCCTTGTTACCTGTGCTGGTACTGAAGGTGTCCTGTTGGCCGCTATGGCTTATGACAGGTTTATAGCCATCTGCCATCCATTACGCTACCCAGTTCTCATGAGCAAGAGGGTCTGTGCATACCTAGCAGCTGGGTCCTGGTTGTGTGGGTTAGTGAATTCTCTGATACACACTGTGCTCACGACAGCCCTCACTCTGTGTAGTTCCAATGAGATCAGCCATTTTCTCTGTGACATCCCCCTACTCCTGAAGCTCTCCTGCTCAGACACTTCAGTCAATGAGTTCATGCTCTATGTGTCCAGTGCCACCATTGGTCTGAGCCCCTGCCTCTTCACTGCTGTGTCCTATGTCCTCATTATCTCTGCCATCTTGAAGATCCAGTCTGCTCAAGGGCGGGGCAAAGCCTTCTCCACCTGTGCCTCTCACCTCACTGTGGTGGTCATCTTCTTCGGAACTGCCAACATCAACTATGACCAGCCCAGCTCAGGCTACTCCCTAGATTGGGACATTTTGGTCTCTGTCCTCTTCTGTGTTGTTACCCCCATGTTAAATCCCATCATCTACAGCCTGAGAAACAAGGAAGTCAAAGTTGCCTTGAAGAAACTATGTGAAGGGTCTATTTTGTCCAGTGA